Proteins found in one Sorghum bicolor cultivar BTx623 chromosome 1, Sorghum_bicolor_NCBIv3, whole genome shotgun sequence genomic segment:
- the LOC8085708 gene encoding heavy metal-associated isoprenylated plant protein 39, translating to MSNSKKIVVKLDLHDNKDKQKALKAVSVLVGIDAISVDMAAHKMTVIGTVDPVQVVSKLRSKSWAAHLDSIGPAKEPEKKEEKKEEKKEEKKDGDGKKEEGDGKKDGGDGKKEEGGEGKKEEAGDGKKDGGEGKKEDGDGKKEEDGKKEEGKKEDEKKPAAVAPPWMHHQHQLPPQYMHMLTADYMNQYHRPPPPPPVYHPYVPPQPQYYYMRNMSMEENPNSCAIC from the exons ATGTCCAACTCCAAG AAAATCGTGGTGAAGCTGGACTTGCATGACAACAAGGACAAGCAGAAGGCGCTCAAGGCCGTCTCCGTGCTCGTCG GCATCGACGCCATATCGGTGGACATGGCGGCGCACAAGATGACGGTGATCGGGACGGTGGACCCGGTGCAGGTGGTGAGCAAGCTGCGCAGCAAGTCGTGGGCGGCGCACCTCGACTCCATCGGCCCGGCCAAGGAGCCCGAGaagaaggaggagaagaaggaggagaagaaagaggagaagaaggacggCGACGGGAAGAAGGAGGAAGGGGACGGCAAGAAGGACGGCGGCGACGGGAAGAAGGAGGAAGGCGGCGAGGGAAAGAAGGAGGAAGCAGGTGATGGCAAGAAGGACGGCGGCGAGGGAAAGAAGGAGGACGGAGATGGCAAGAAGGAGGAGGACGGCAAGAAGGAGGAAGGCAAGAAGGAGGACGAGAAGAAGCCCGCCGCGGTGGCCCCTCCATGGATGCACCACCAGCACCAGCTGCCGCCGCAGTACATGCACATGCTCACCGCCGACTACATGAACCAGTACCACCGCcccccgccaccgccgccggtgTACCACCCGTACGTGCCGCCGCAGCCGCAGTACTACTACATGCGCAACATGAGCATGGAGGAGAACCCCAACTCCTGCGCCATCTGCTGA